The following DNA comes from Candidatus Hydrogenedentota bacterium.
TATTCGTGCAGCCGCTGGACGAATGTCCCTGAAGTCACTCCATTTCTGAGGGCCTTCGAAGATTCGCTGCTGGCCGCCGCGCGAATCGTTCCGCTTCCGGACACGTTCTGGAAACAACCGCTCGAACTGCGCGTTGCGCATTTCTTTCACGAAGTTCTCAGTAACCACCTGCCTGTCGCGATTCTGGATGGCGAGTTGATTGTCGGCGGTCACTTCAACGTGGCGTTGTCGCACTGCCTCACGCGCCGCGAGGCGAAACGCCGGAAGGAAATGTCCGCGCGTTTCGTGAAAGAGATCTCGCATGTCTCCAAGTTGGGTTTGGGCAATTGCGGGGCAGTACCCGGTCACTTGATTCCGGATTACCCGCGAGTGTTGCGGATCGGATTGCGTGGAATCGCCGAAGAAATCGCGCGTGAAATGGAGACGGAACAGGACCGGGAGAAGCGCAGCGTTCTGGAAGCGCTTCACGTCGCGTGCGAGGCAGGAAAAGTCCTTGCGGAGCGCTATGCAAACGAAGCGGCGCGGATGGCAGAGAACGTAGAACCTGAGCGCGCTGATGAATTGAGAAGTATCGCGGAGATTTGCCGCAGAGTGCCTTGGGAACCGGCGGCAACGTTTCACGAAGCGCTCCAGTCGCTCTGGTTCATGCATATGCTGGTGATGATCAGCGAGTCGTACCCGGGGCCGGGTGTCTCGTTTGGACGATTCGATCAGTACCTGTATCCATTTTATGCTGCTGATCTGGAGGCGGGCAGGCTCACGCGGGAATCGGCGCAGGAGTTGTTGCGCTGTTTCTGGGTCAAGCCCAACTATGCCTACGACTACCAGGGGCGCGTGGGCCGCAATCAAGGGATCAACTCGTCGTTCGGGCAGCTTGTCACGTTGGGCGGCTGCGGGCCAAACGGAGAAGACGTCTCCAACGAACTGACGTATATGTGCCTCGACGTGATCGAAGAGATGAATCTGCTTGAGCCCAAACCCAATGTGCGCTTGCACGCGAACACGCCGGACAGACTGTTGCGACGGGTTTGCGAGATCTTGTCAAAGGCGCAGGGGGCGCCGTTCCTACTCAACTTCGACGAAAGTTCGATGAAAGGCCTGAAGTGGGAAGGGGTGCCCGAGAACGACTTGTGGGACTACGCACCGGTCGGGTGCCTTGAGAATACGCGGCAAGGCGACGATCGATCGGGTACCGTCGATGTGAATCTGAATCTGGCGAAACCGGTTGAACTGACCTTGTTTCAGGGGCGCGACCTTGCAACGGGCGAGCAACTGGGATCTGTCACGCCTGATCCGTGCGCGATGATTTGTTGGGAACAGTTTGAGGACGCCTTTCGGCAACAGCTTTCCGCAAGCCTTGCGCGTCTCATTGAATTGAACAACCAAGCCGATACCATTCGAGCGATGTTTGAACCGACGCCGTACTTGTCGGCGCTGGTGGGCGGATGCGTCGAGAAACGGAAGGACATCACGGCGGGTGGAGCGCGCTTTAATTTCATCACCGTGGAAGGTATCGCGTTGGCTACGGCCGCGGACTCCTTGTCGGCGATAAAGTACCTGGTCTTCGAGGCAAAACGCGTGCGCATGGAGGATCTGATTCGCGCGATTGAAACGAACTTCGAAGGGGAAGAGTTCCTGCGCCAGTTGCTGCTCAACAAAGCGCCAAAGTACGGCAACGACGATCCGAGAGCGGATGGGATGGCGCGCGATGTTACCCATTGGTGGGCAGAAGAAGCGGCATCACACACGACTCCGCTCACGGGGAAACGCTACCGCGGCGGCTATCTGTCGTGGAACTACGGAATTGCATACGCGCCCGTGACCGCCGCGACGCCCGACGGACGCAAGCGCGGCACCTTCCTGGCGAACGGTGTGGCTGCCGTGCCGGGAATGGACAGCCTGGGACCTACAGCGGCCGCGTGTTCGGTGAATCATTTGGACTTGGAGGTCATACCGAACGGCGCGTCTCATACCATAACGCTTTCGCCATCGCTGCTGCGCGACGAGGAACACCTCGACAAACTCGCGGGATTCTTGCGCGGCTATGGCAAGCAAGGGGGAACTGCGCTGCAAATTAACGTGATTGACGTTGAGACTCTGCGAAACGCCCAGAAGTGTCCCGATGAGTACCGGAATTTGCTGGTGCGCGTGACGGGGTACAACGCCTACTTTGTGAATCTCGGGCGGGAAATCCAGGAAGAGATCATCGCGCGAGAGGCGCACCAGTTGTAGGTCGCAATGCTCCACGATGCCGCGAATAGCTCCAGCGAAGACTTGCCACAGACCGCACAGCACGCGATAGTCTGCACGATTCAACGGTTCTCGTCGGAAGACGGGCCAGGCATTCGTACAACCGTCTTCTTCAAAGGCTGTCCAATGCGATGTCCATGGTGCCACAACCCGGAGACCGTGCGGTTCCAGCCGGAAGTGGTCTGGAACGCGGACCGGTGTCTTCGCGACCGTGGATGTATCGCGCAGTGCGAGCGCAAGGCGCTGGCCGTGGAAGAGGGCAGTTCGCGTGTGAAGATTGACCGCGAGCATTGCGAAACGTGCGGGAGGTGCGTTGCGTTTTGTCCGTCCGCTGCGCTGGAGATGTTCGGCAAGGCATACTTCGCTGAGGAACTGTTCGAGACGGTCATGCGCGATTCCACGTTTCATGACTCATCGGGCGGAGGGGTTACATTGTCCGGCGGAGAGCCCCTGGCGCAGCCCGAAGTTGCGATTCCCCTGATGAAGATGTTG
Coding sequences within:
- a CDS encoding glycyl-radical enzyme activating protein, translating into MLHDAANSSSEDLPQTAQHAIVCTIQRFSSEDGPGIRTTVFFKGCPMRCPWCHNPETVRFQPEVVWNADRCLRDRGCIAQCERKALAVEEGSSRVKIDREHCETCGRCVAFCPSAALEMFGKAYFAEELFETVMRDSTFHDSSGGGVTLSGGEPLAQPEVAIPLMKMLRGAGVHTALDTCGAADPDALKEALAHCDLVLFDVKTVSPDHHREWTGIDWERVVGSARIVRDSGVPVWVRTPVIPGYTANEEEISAIAGFVAEMFPQCERHDLLAFSNLCVSKYEQLSRAFPLSGVPLLTQECMELLCGVAREAGSLKACWSGPTAVKAEAK